A stretch of the Uranotaenia lowii strain MFRU-FL chromosome 3, ASM2978415v1, whole genome shotgun sequence genome encodes the following:
- the LOC129758432 gene encoding uncharacterized protein LOC129758432: protein MDGYVKSHLTRWGLEELIPKFADEEVNEPAFKCLTEEIIRELVPKLGKRAIFSNAYNSYREQLAAASASMRLLPVSEPEVPQGETLVVAADLPGILQERETDSTNNQQRGELKDEIIIIREVKIESSLSQTFSFSENTAETPGNSENLNPTRHSELAVEAQEDANLVEHLLEDTPQQSDTQKSTSDPITFSVASPSEVTDRDRETVEALRNLLQQSDTLKVLLGKTFLTRSLRNNLARHIAEYLYDMYENDCSAKAFRRWARAIAIMFPNEIAAFYYRESADKLNRSGRLYKSYRHLCSDIERKL, encoded by the exons ATGGATGGCTACGTCAAATCGCATCTGACCCGATGGGGTTTGGAGGAATTGATCCCAAAGTTTGCCG ACGAGGAAGTCAACGAACCAGCCTTCAAATGTCTCACCGAGGAAATCATTCGAGAGCTGGTTCCCAAGCTAGGCAAACGTGCTATTTTCAGCAATGCCTACAACTCCTACCGAGAGCAGCTAGCCGCAGCATCCGCTTCAATGCGGCTTCTACCGGTTAGTGAACCGGAAGTGCCACAAGGTGAAACTTTGGTCGTTGCAGCTGACTTGCCAGGGATATTGCAGGAACGGGAAACGGACTCAACCAATAATCAGCAAAGGGGTGAACTCAAA gatgAAATCATCATTATTCGTGAAGTTAAAATTGAGTCTTCATTGTCGCAAACTTTCTCTTTCTCTGAAAATACAGCAGAAACGCCAGGAAATTCAGAAAATCTCAACCCAACAAGACATTCGGAATTAGCTGTCGAAGCACAGGAAGATGCTAATCTTGTTGAACACTTGTTGGAAGATACACCTCAACAAAGTGATACTCAAAAGTCAACAAGCGACCCAATAACTTTCAGCGTTGCATCTCCATCGGAAGTAACTGATCGGGATCGCGAAACCGTTGAAGCTTTAAGGAATCTTCTACAACAGAGCGATACGCTGAAAGTATTGCTGGGGAAAACTTTCCTCACCAGGTCTCTTCGGAACAATCTGGCTAGGCATATTGCCGAATATTTGTACGATATGTACGAGAACGATTGCAGCGCTAAAGCTTTTCGCCGCTGGGCACGTGCAATCGCTATTATGTTCCCGAACGAAATTGCGGCCTTCTATTATCGGGAGTCGGCTGATAAGTTAAACCGTTCCGGTAGGTTGTACAAATCCTATCGGCACCTTTGCAGTGACATTGAAAG aaaattgtga